One Rhizobium sp. 9140 genomic region harbors:
- a CDS encoding cytochrome ubiquinol oxidase subunit I codes for MIDFTVVDLSRLQFAATAMYHFLFVPLTLGLSFLMAIMESVYVMTGREIWRRMTLFWGTLFGINFAMGVATGIVMEFQFGMNWSYYSHYVGDIFGAPLAIEGLMAFFLEATFIGIFFFGWDRLSKVGHLAVTWLVALGANFSALWILIANGWMQNPVGSTFNPDTMRMEITDFASVIFNPVAQAKFVHTVSAGYVTGAMFVMAISAWFLLSGRHIELAKRSMAVAASFGLASALSVVVLGDESGYVATEHQKMKIAAMEGMWETEAAPAGLNLFAIPGVRQNTYEVKVPYVLGLITTRSLSTEVPGILPLVERAGERIRNGMTAYAALDRIRADRADMAARQTFADSWHDLGYALLLKRYRDDVPNATPEEIEKAAWDTVPDVPVLFWSFRLMVAVGLYLIVFFGTAFYLASRHRLGDSRTLLWIALFSLPLPWVAIELGWLVAEYGRQPWVVEGVLPTFYAASGLTLVDLAISLGFFLTVYTTLAVIMVMLMLKVIKAGPSARNVLIDGIGGSPAIPQGAAAVPDR; via the coding sequence ATGATCGACTTCACGGTCGTCGACCTGTCGCGACTGCAATTTGCGGCGACGGCGATGTATCACTTCCTTTTCGTTCCCCTGACCCTGGGGCTGTCCTTCCTGATGGCCATCATGGAAAGCGTCTACGTGATGACGGGACGAGAGATCTGGCGGCGCATGACGCTGTTCTGGGGTACGCTGTTCGGCATCAATTTCGCCATGGGCGTCGCCACCGGCATCGTCATGGAGTTCCAGTTCGGCATGAACTGGAGCTATTACAGCCATTATGTCGGCGATATCTTCGGTGCGCCGCTCGCCATCGAGGGGCTGATGGCCTTCTTCCTGGAGGCGACCTTCATCGGCATCTTCTTCTTCGGCTGGGACCGGCTGTCGAAGGTCGGGCATCTCGCCGTCACCTGGCTCGTTGCGCTCGGCGCGAACTTCTCCGCGCTGTGGATCCTCATCGCCAATGGCTGGATGCAGAACCCCGTCGGCTCCACGTTCAATCCCGACACGATGCGCATGGAGATCACCGATTTCGCATCGGTCATCTTCAATCCGGTGGCGCAGGCGAAGTTCGTCCACACGGTTAGCGCGGGCTATGTCACGGGCGCCATGTTCGTCATGGCGATCAGTGCCTGGTTCCTGCTTTCGGGGCGCCATATCGAGCTTGCCAAGCGGTCGATGGCCGTTGCCGCGAGCTTCGGTCTCGCCTCCGCCCTTTCCGTCGTCGTGCTGGGCGACGAGAGCGGCTATGTCGCGACCGAACACCAGAAGATGAAGATCGCGGCGATGGAAGGCATGTGGGAGACCGAAGCCGCGCCCGCCGGCCTCAACCTCTTCGCCATACCGGGCGTGCGCCAGAACACCTACGAGGTGAAGGTGCCTTACGTGCTCGGCCTCATCACCACCCGCTCGCTCTCGACCGAGGTCCCCGGCATCCTGCCGCTCGTGGAAAGGGCGGGCGAGCGTATCCGCAACGGCATGACGGCCTATGCCGCGCTCGACCGCATCCGCGCCGACCGCGCCGACATGGCGGCCCGCCAGACCTTTGCCGATAGCTGGCACGATCTCGGCTATGCCCTGCTTCTCAAGCGCTACCGCGACGATGTGCCGAACGCGACGCCGGAAGAGATCGAAAAGGCCGCCTGGGACACCGTGCCGGATGTGCCGGTCCTCTTCTGGAGCTTCCGCCTGATGGTGGCGGTCGGTCTCTATCTCATCGTCTTCTTCGGCACTGCCTTCTACCTCGCCTCGCGCCACAGGCTCGGCGACAGCCGCACGCTGCTCTGGATCGCGCTGTTCAGCCTGCCGCTGCCCTGGGTCGCCATCGAACTCGGCTGGCTCGTGGCGGAATACGGCCGCCAGCCCTGGGTGGTGGAAGGCGTGCTGCCGACCTTCTACGCCGCATCCGGCCTGACCCTCGTCGATCTCGCCATCAGCCTCGGCTTCTTCCTCACCGTCTACACGACGCTCGCCGTCATCATGGTCATGCTGATGCTGAAGGTAATCAAGGCGGGACCGAGCGCTCGTAACGTGCTGATCGACGGCATCGGCGGTTCGCCTGCCATCCCGCAGGGTGCGGCCGCCGTGCCCGATCGCTGA
- the cydC gene encoding thiol reductant ABC exporter subunit CydC, with product MNALLSFRPLFARHRGGFLTALLLSLLTLTAGIVLLGLSGWFLTAAFLTTAAMSFNLFGPSAAVRGLSLLRILSRYGEKLSGHDATLRVLADIRNWLFRRVGLAAAAPHLALRRGDTVSRLTADVDTLDSIFIVAAGPLATGIVVALGMSAVLLVLLPAAGAVYAVAMTLALLVVPGILSALTRRTGGSIVRLSADLRIAAFDLIDGHADLIAFGATDAMRARSGAIAADLATAREHLARTAAMATSAIALLAGVAIIAVLAFGLAAIEARALSGPLLVGLLLATLGSFEATAAVVRQVAKFGNALAAAERLKALADLPAPVTDPQNPLPLGLGASLVLENVTFGHDAARPVLTSLDLAVEAGSRIAIHGPSGGGKSTLASLLLRLRDPDAGRIRVGGVDLRDVSQAALHRRIALLEQDAPVFIGTIRDNLRIALDDADDAACWAVLAKARLESTVRAMPMGLATPHSEAGLTLSAGQARRLCLARTLLSGAGILVLDEPTSGLDRATELAFLDDLGKATAGRTVILITHATLPSGVVDRVFHLRDGRLDDPCSSIPATA from the coding sequence ATGAACGCTCTTCTCTCGTTTCGCCCCCTCTTTGCCCGGCATCGCGGCGGTTTCCTCACGGCCCTGCTCCTGTCGCTTCTGACGCTGACGGCCGGCATCGTGCTTCTCGGCCTTTCCGGCTGGTTCCTCACGGCCGCTTTCCTGACGACAGCCGCCATGAGCTTCAACCTGTTCGGACCCTCTGCGGCCGTGCGCGGCCTGTCGCTCCTGCGCATCCTGTCGCGCTACGGGGAGAAGCTTTCCGGGCACGATGCAACGCTGCGGGTGCTGGCCGACATCCGCAACTGGCTCTTTCGCCGCGTCGGCCTCGCCGCCGCCGCCCCCCACCTTGCTCTGCGGCGAGGCGATACGGTCTCGCGCCTGACAGCGGATGTCGACACGCTCGACAGCATCTTCATCGTTGCGGCGGGGCCGCTTGCGACCGGCATCGTGGTCGCCCTTGGCATGTCAGCGGTCCTGCTGGTTCTGCTGCCCGCCGCCGGCGCGGTCTATGCCGTGGCGATGACATTAGCGCTTCTCGTCGTTCCCGGCATCCTGTCCGCCCTCACCCGCCGCACGGGGGGATCGATCGTCCGCCTCTCCGCCGATCTCAGGATCGCCGCGTTCGACCTCATCGACGGACATGCGGATCTGATTGCGTTCGGTGCGACGGATGCCATGCGCGCAAGGTCCGGCGCGATCGCCGCAGACCTTGCAACCGCGCGGGAGCACCTCGCCCGCACCGCGGCTATGGCTACGTCCGCCATCGCTCTTCTCGCGGGCGTCGCGATCATCGCCGTTCTCGCCTTCGGCCTCGCAGCGATCGAGGCTCGGGCCTTGAGCGGCCCTCTCCTCGTCGGCCTGCTGCTGGCAACGCTCGGAAGCTTCGAGGCGACCGCCGCCGTCGTCCGGCAGGTCGCGAAGTTCGGCAATGCGCTGGCGGCAGCCGAACGCCTGAAGGCGCTTGCCGACCTGCCGGCACCGGTCACGGATCCGCAGAACCCGCTCCCGCTCGGCCTTGGCGCATCGCTCGTGCTGGAAAACGTCACCTTCGGTCACGATGCCGCCCGCCCGGTGCTGACATCGCTCGATCTCGCTGTCGAAGCCGGTTCCCGCATCGCGATCCACGGCCCGAGCGGCGGCGGCAAGTCCACACTTGCCTCACTTCTCCTGCGACTGCGCGACCCGGATGCCGGACGCATCCGCGTAGGCGGTGTCGATCTGCGCGATGTTTCGCAAGCCGCGCTTCACAGGCGGATCGCCCTTCTCGAGCAGGATGCGCCCGTCTTCATCGGCACGATCCGCGACAATCTTCGGATCGCGCTGGACGATGCCGACGATGCCGCGTGCTGGGCAGTGCTTGCAAAGGCGCGGCTGGAAAGCACGGTGCGCGCCATGCCGATGGGGCTTGCGACACCGCACAGTGAAGCCGGGCTGACGCTATCGGCCGGTCAGGCACGGCGTCTGTGCCTTGCCCGCACGCTTCTCTCGGGCGCCGGCATTCTGGTGCTGGACGAACCGACGAGCGGTCTCGACCGCGCGACCGAGCTTGCCTTTCTCGACGACCTCGGCAAGGCGACGGCCGGCCGCACGGTGATCCTCATCACCCATGCCACCCTGCCCTCAGGCGTCGTCGATCGCGTGTTTCATCTGCGCGACGGTCGGCTCGACGATCCGTGCAGCTCGATCCCGGCCACGGCCTGA
- a CDS encoding Crp/Fnr family transcriptional regulator: MLTVTSALRLTTACGACIACDVRTMAVCAALADDEVEALERIMTSRHLSHDEMLVSEGDALTRVFSLTAGMLRLSIALPDGRRQITGFLMPGDYLGLADEDLHSATAEAIGDVRLCSFPVRDMDALMERFPLLKDRLHAMTRSALRQALDNQMVLGRLAPVEKLATFLVTLSQRASERKLSAHPLALPMSRTDIADYLGLTIETVSRSFTKLRNQGLIHLPEPQRVEVADMAALQAVAGIELHGSSSRPSRR, translated from the coding sequence ATGCTGACGGTGACATCGGCACTGCGATTAACGACGGCGTGCGGTGCGTGCATCGCCTGCGACGTTCGCACCATGGCCGTCTGCGCGGCGCTGGCGGATGACGAGGTGGAAGCGCTCGAGCGCATCATGACCTCGCGTCATCTTTCCCATGACGAGATGCTGGTGAGCGAGGGCGACGCGCTGACGCGGGTCTTCAGCCTGACGGCAGGCATGTTGCGCCTGTCCATCGCCCTGCCGGATGGACGACGGCAGATCACGGGTTTCCTGATGCCCGGCGATTATCTCGGCCTTGCCGACGAGGACCTTCATTCGGCAACGGCCGAAGCCATCGGCGATGTTCGCCTCTGCTCGTTCCCGGTGCGCGACATGGATGCGCTGATGGAGCGGTTCCCGCTGCTCAAGGACCGGCTGCATGCAATGACGCGCTCGGCGCTCCGTCAGGCGTTGGACAACCAGATGGTTCTCGGGCGTCTCGCGCCGGTGGAGAAGCTCGCGACCTTCCTCGTCACGCTGTCGCAGCGCGCATCCGAGCGCAAGCTTTCGGCCCATCCGCTGGCGCTTCCCATGTCGCGCACCGATATCGCGGATTATCTCGGTCTGACGATCGAGACGGTCAGCCGTTCCTTCACCAAGCTGCGCAATCAGGGCCTGATCCACCTTCCCGAGCCGCAACGGGTCGAGGTGGCGGATATGGCGGCACTTCAGGCCGTGGCCGGGATCGAGCTGCACGGATCGTCGAGCCGACCGTCGCGCAGATGA
- a CDS encoding GntR family transcriptional regulator, which translates to MSTQQSRSDAIYASLRRAILEQALKPGVKLPEDSIGDTFGVSRTSARNALLRLSADGLVDIKPNRGASVAMPTLEEAVEVFSLRRCLEREVVDRLCKRMPKDGIDTLVSHVREEERALRASLPRSIRLAGEFHILLAELTNSKLLIEFVTQVVSRSSLILARFGRPHSAECGIDEHVQLIEALKNQDQAAACRIMDHHLHAVEDRAKVDDREEDTDISEILSRYMSVSQ; encoded by the coding sequence ATGTCCACTCAGCAAAGCCGCAGCGACGCGATCTATGCGTCCCTGCGCCGCGCTATCCTCGAGCAGGCGCTGAAACCCGGCGTCAAATTGCCGGAGGATTCCATCGGCGACACGTTCGGCGTCAGCCGGACAAGTGCGCGCAATGCGCTTTTGCGTCTTTCAGCGGACGGATTGGTCGACATCAAGCCGAACCGCGGCGCGTCGGTGGCCATGCCGACGCTGGAGGAAGCTGTGGAGGTGTTTTCTCTACGGCGTTGCCTGGAAAGAGAAGTGGTTGACCGGCTGTGCAAACGCATGCCGAAAGACGGCATCGACACGCTTGTCTCGCATGTTCGCGAGGAAGAACGCGCGTTGCGGGCGTCCCTGCCGCGGTCGATCCGCCTGGCTGGAGAATTTCATATTCTGCTGGCAGAATTGACGAATTCGAAGCTTCTGATCGAATTCGTGACGCAGGTCGTCTCTCGCTCGTCCTTGATCCTTGCACGCTTCGGCCGCCCACACTCGGCCGAATGCGGGATCGACGAGCATGTTCAGCTGATCGAAGCCCTGAAGAATCAGGATCAGGCCGCTGCCTGCAGGATCATGGACCATCATCTTCACGCCGTTGAAGACCGGGCGAAGGTCGATGACCGCGAGGAAGATACCGACATTTCGGAAATTCTCAGCCGCTACATGTCGGTATCGCAGTAG
- the cydB gene encoding cytochrome d ubiquinol oxidase subunit II, with translation MTHIPLDYETLRIVWWLLLGILLIGFALTDGYDLGVGVLLPFAARTDAERRVMINLIGPTWEGNQVWLVLGGGAIFAAWPALYAVSFSGFYLAMIAILLALILRPVAFKFRGKIEDPRWRSTWDWALFIGGFVPVLIFGVAVGNVLLGVPFGLDATLRPHYTGNVFGLLRPFALLSGLVSLSMLVTHGAVVTAMRCSEPVATRARIYGGIAAIATTALFALAGLWVALGMDGYVVTSLQDMAGPSDPLAKTVVTQSGAWLRNYHAHGWMLAAPALGLVAPLVTLLCLSLRHFKMALIGSGLAIFGIISTAGLSLFPFLLPSSLDPAVSLTVWDASSSHLTLFIMLLATVVFLPLVLAYTAWVYRVMRGPVNATSIGRNPNAY, from the coding sequence ATGACCCACATACCTCTCGACTATGAGACGCTCAGGATCGTCTGGTGGCTGCTGCTCGGCATCCTCCTCATCGGCTTTGCCCTCACCGACGGCTACGACCTCGGCGTCGGCGTGCTCCTGCCGTTTGCCGCGCGCACAGATGCGGAGCGGCGCGTGATGATCAACCTCATCGGGCCGACCTGGGAAGGCAACCAGGTCTGGCTGGTGCTCGGCGGCGGCGCGATCTTCGCCGCCTGGCCGGCGCTCTACGCCGTGTCCTTCTCGGGCTTCTACCTTGCGATGATCGCGATCCTTCTCGCGCTCATCCTCCGGCCGGTCGCCTTCAAGTTTCGCGGCAAGATCGAGGATCCGCGCTGGCGCAGCACCTGGGACTGGGCGCTCTTCATCGGCGGCTTCGTGCCGGTGCTGATCTTCGGCGTCGCCGTCGGCAACGTGCTGCTCGGCGTTCCCTTCGGTCTCGATGCAACGCTGCGCCCGCATTACACCGGCAATGTCTTCGGCCTGCTGCGCCCCTTCGCGCTGCTCTCCGGCCTCGTCAGCCTGTCCATGCTCGTCACGCACGGCGCGGTGGTCACGGCCATGCGATGCAGCGAACCGGTGGCGACACGCGCCCGCATCTACGGCGGCATCGCCGCCATCGCCACCACCGCTCTCTTCGCGCTCGCCGGCCTCTGGGTGGCGCTCGGCATGGACGGCTATGTCGTCACCAGTCTTCAGGACATGGCCGGCCCTTCCGATCCGCTGGCAAAGACCGTGGTGACGCAAAGCGGCGCCTGGCTGCGCAACTACCACGCCCATGGCTGGATGCTCGCCGCACCCGCTCTCGGCCTCGTCGCGCCGCTCGTCACGCTTCTCTGCCTGTCGCTGCGCCACTTCAAAATGGCGCTCATCGGTTCCGGCCTCGCCATCTTCGGCATCATCTCCACGGCGGGGCTCTCGCTCTTCCCGTTCCTGCTGCCGTCCTCGCTCGATCCCGCCGTCAGCCTCACGGTCTGGGATGCATCCTCCAGCCACCTCACCCTGTTCATCATGCTTCTGGCAACCGTGGTCTTCCTGCCGCTGGTTCTCGCCTACACCGCCTGGGTCTACCGCGTCATGCGCGGCCCCGTGAACGCGACCTCCATCGGTCGAAACCCCAACGCCTACTGA
- a CDS encoding general stress protein → MKTVTGLFDDYSDASAAVSALEARGIHSDNISIVSNNADGRYKDGDHDSNAAEGAGTGAGIGAVVGGAGGLLTGLGIMAIPGVGPVVAAGWLAATALGAVAGAAAGGATGGLIGALTSSGVDEDHAHVYAEGVRRGGTLVTAKVDDHMQSEAEAILQKSNWVDPVERRNAYTQQGWTKFDDTAAPYGATEVEEERARYPRRTL, encoded by the coding sequence ATGAAGACCGTTACAGGACTGTTCGACGACTATAGCGATGCAAGCGCTGCCGTAAGCGCTCTGGAAGCACGCGGTATCCATTCCGACAACATCAGCATCGTGTCCAACAATGCGGACGGCCGCTACAAGGATGGCGACCATGACAGCAACGCTGCCGAAGGTGCCGGAACCGGCGCCGGGATCGGTGCCGTTGTCGGTGGTGCGGGCGGGCTCTTGACGGGCCTCGGCATCATGGCGATCCCGGGCGTAGGCCCGGTCGTCGCGGCCGGATGGCTCGCGGCTACCGCCCTCGGTGCGGTTGCCGGTGCTGCCGCCGGTGGCGCGACAGGTGGGTTGATAGGCGCTCTCACATCGTCGGGTGTGGATGAAGACCATGCGCATGTCTATGCCGAGGGTGTTCGTCGCGGCGGCACGCTCGTGACCGCCAAGGTTGATGACCACATGCAGTCGGAAGCCGAAGCGATCCTCCAAAAGTCGAACTGGGTCGATCCCGTCGAGCGACGCAATGCCTATACCCAGCAGGGCTGGACGAAGTTCGACGACACCGCTGCACCTTATGGAGCGACCGAAGTCGAAGAAGAGCGCGCACGCTATCCGCGTCGCACGCTGTAA
- the cydD gene encoding thiol reductant ABC exporter subunit CydD, which produces MTKTVEHPADPAPASASQRAQLAGLRRHGGIALATAIALPLAAGLVLVGQAFLLSRILGDAISGGRPLDDLAPDIAAFAALLLLRIALVFLGECAAARASERIKRRLRNALTARLIEKQPDWVHARPSGALAGAIVDQVEALDGFFSRFLPATIQAGLLPLLFAAAVLPFDGVVCLLFLLTVPMIPLFMALVGWGAQAASDAQADALSRLSGLFADRLRGLQTLMLFGRMEAEAEAMRSATDELRRRTLRVLRIAFLSSAVLEFFAALGVAGVALYVGLTFLDMVDVRFTSLSLQAGLFCLIMAPDVYQPLRQLATHYHDRAHARAALAEITRQFEEIPPDVMPVAATGAPASFTGRPGPLGITVRGLSLQTPDGQTPDGQTPNRRTTLLLPTDLVIPAGRHVALLGTSGIGKSTLLNALARLRPFEGSLHFGEDRLEDIPEADLRRKLAIVGQRPRLFHGTIADNIRLGCRNADDAAVRHAADIACVTAFSDRLPAGLQTPVGENGLGLSGGEAQRVALARLYLTDPSIILLDEPTAHLDPDMQARVLDGILAFAAGRTLVVATHAAAVADRMDMVLTIRDARLTTAACRPALLVRDHAA; this is translated from the coding sequence ATGACGAAGACAGTGGAACATCCAGCGGACCCGGCGCCAGCATCAGCGTCGCAGCGGGCGCAGCTTGCCGGCCTGCGCCGTCATGGCGGCATCGCGCTCGCCACCGCCATCGCCCTGCCGCTGGCCGCCGGGCTCGTGCTCGTCGGGCAGGCCTTCCTCCTGTCGCGCATTTTGGGCGACGCCATCTCCGGTGGGCGACCGCTTGATGATCTCGCCCCCGATATCGCCGCCTTTGCCGCGCTTCTTCTCCTGCGGATCGCGCTGGTGTTTCTCGGCGAATGCGCCGCCGCCAGAGCTTCCGAGCGCATCAAGCGTCGGCTCCGCAACGCGCTGACCGCCCGCCTGATCGAAAAGCAACCGGACTGGGTGCACGCCCGCCCCTCCGGCGCGCTCGCCGGCGCGATCGTCGATCAGGTCGAGGCGCTCGACGGCTTTTTCTCGCGCTTCCTGCCCGCCACCATCCAGGCCGGCCTGCTACCCCTCCTCTTCGCCGCCGCCGTCCTGCCGTTCGACGGGGTGGTCTGTCTTCTTTTCCTGCTGACCGTGCCGATGATCCCGCTGTTCATGGCGCTGGTCGGCTGGGGTGCGCAGGCGGCGAGCGATGCGCAGGCGGATGCGCTCTCGCGGCTTTCGGGCCTCTTTGCCGATCGGTTGCGCGGCCTGCAGACGCTGATGCTGTTCGGCCGCATGGAGGCGGAGGCCGAAGCGATGCGGAGCGCCACGGACGAGCTGCGCCGGCGAACCCTGCGCGTGCTGCGCATCGCGTTCCTGTCATCCGCCGTGCTGGAATTCTTCGCCGCCCTCGGCGTTGCCGGCGTGGCGCTCTATGTCGGGCTCACATTTCTCGACATGGTGGACGTGCGGTTCACGAGCCTGTCGCTTCAGGCCGGCCTCTTCTGCCTGATCATGGCGCCGGACGTGTACCAGCCGTTGCGACAGCTTGCGACGCATTATCACGATCGCGCCCACGCCAGGGCCGCATTGGCCGAGATCACCCGCCAGTTCGAGGAGATCCCGCCCGACGTCATGCCTGTTGCAGCGACCGGCGCGCCGGCATCCTTTACGGGACGTCCGGGGCCGCTCGGCATCACCGTCCGCGGCCTCTCCCTCCAGACCCCGGACGGCCAGACCCCGGACGGCCAGACCCCGAACCGCCGGACCACACTGCTGCTTCCGACGGATCTGGTCATCCCCGCCGGCCGGCACGTCGCCCTTCTCGGCACGAGCGGCATCGGCAAATCGACGCTGCTGAACGCGCTGGCAAGGCTTCGTCCTTTCGAAGGCTCGCTCCACTTCGGCGAAGACCGGCTGGAGGATATTCCAGAGGCGGACCTCAGGCGAAAGCTTGCCATCGTCGGCCAGCGGCCGCGCCTCTTCCACGGCACGATTGCCGACAATATCCGCCTTGGTTGCCGCAATGCCGACGATGCGGCGGTGCGTCATGCGGCCGATATCGCCTGCGTCACCGCCTTCAGCGACCGCCTGCCCGCCGGTCTTCAGACCCCCGTCGGCGAGAACGGTCTCGGGCTCTCCGGCGGCGAGGCGCAGCGCGTGGCGCTTGCCCGACTCTATCTCACAGACCCCTCCATCATCCTTCTCGACGAGCCGACGGCCCATCTCGATCCCGACATGCAAGCGCGCGTGCTCGATGGCATCCTCGCTTTTGCCGCCGGCCGCACGCTCGTCGTCGCCACCCATGCCGCAGCCGTGGCCGACCGCATGGACATGGTCCTCACCATCCGCGATGCACGCCTGACGACCGCCGCCTGCCGCCCTGCCCTTCTCGTCCGGGATCACGCCGCATGA
- a CDS encoding DUF72 domain-containing protein, with translation MPVIATAAWSIPRGVAEHFAAEGSGLTRYASVFKGVEVNSTFYKPHRASTYVRWADSVPDDFRFALKLPKAITHEQRLIDIGPLFDDFLEEIEPLADKIGPLLCQLPPSLVYDPVVVEPALFALRQRFKRQIVIETRHKSWQSPEVLSLLERHAVDRVLADPAPVWPADTFPMPPVYVRLHGAPKIYYSTYEDPEIDRFRRLLAADSWCVFDNTASGAAIRNALTMIGRSV, from the coding sequence ATGCCAGTGATCGCGACTGCAGCCTGGTCGATCCCGAGGGGCGTTGCCGAGCATTTTGCGGCCGAAGGTTCCGGATTGACCCGCTATGCCTCTGTGTTCAAGGGCGTCGAGGTCAATTCGACGTTCTACAAGCCGCACAGGGCGTCCACCTATGTCCGCTGGGCGGATAGCGTGCCGGACGACTTCCGTTTTGCGCTGAAGCTTCCCAAGGCCATCACCCACGAGCAACGGCTGATCGACATAGGGCCGTTGTTCGATGACTTCCTGGAGGAGATCGAGCCGCTTGCCGACAAGATCGGACCGCTCCTCTGCCAGCTGCCGCCAAGCCTTGTCTACGACCCTGTCGTCGTGGAGCCCGCTCTTTTCGCGCTGCGTCAAAGGTTCAAGAGGCAGATCGTCATCGAGACGCGCCACAAGAGCTGGCAGTCCCCGGAAGTTCTGTCCCTGCTGGAACGTCACGCTGTCGATCGTGTCCTTGCGGACCCGGCGCCGGTCTGGCCCGCCGATACGTTCCCAATGCCACCGGTCTACGTCCGGCTCCACGGGGCACCCAAAATCTACTATTCCACCTATGAAGATCCGGAGATCGATCGATTCCGCCGCTTGCTCGCAGCCGACAGCTGGTGTGTGTTCGACAATACGGCCTCGGGTGCAGCCATCCGGAATGCACTGACCATGATCGGCCGCTCGGTATAA
- a CDS encoding alpha/beta hydrolase — MSIFVSKTMPEAGAARRSTATSRHLVIFLHGIRGSGRVMAQIGNAWKARLPDTRFVAPNAPFPNRSQGYQWFAVDDQVMRPDRIMAARSAFDTLVGGIIDKAGFENDLDKVAFVGVSQGAIMALDAVATGRWKVGALVTFAGFMPFPPVNRSGTDTAVYLMHGGNDRTIPPAASVAAASQLKAAGFTVTSRIFPGVGHTISAEEAEEALTFLRQRFGD, encoded by the coding sequence ATGAGCATCTTCGTCAGCAAGACTATGCCGGAAGCCGGCGCTGCACGCCGTTCCACTGCAACATCGCGCCATCTCGTCATCTTCCTGCACGGCATAAGAGGCTCGGGGCGAGTCATGGCGCAGATCGGAAACGCCTGGAAGGCCCGCCTGCCGGACACACGGTTTGTCGCGCCCAACGCGCCTTTTCCCAACAGATCCCAGGGGTACCAATGGTTCGCGGTCGATGATCAGGTCATGCGGCCCGACCGTATCATGGCTGCCCGCAGCGCCTTCGATACGCTTGTCGGCGGCATCATCGACAAGGCGGGATTTGAGAACGACCTCGACAAGGTGGCGTTTGTCGGCGTGTCGCAGGGCGCTATCATGGCGCTCGATGCCGTTGCCACCGGGCGCTGGAAGGTCGGCGCACTCGTCACCTTTGCAGGGTTCATGCCATTCCCGCCGGTCAACCGCTCCGGAACGGATACCGCTGTCTACCTCATGCATGGCGGAAACGACCGGACGATACCACCGGCAGCGTCCGTTGCTGCCGCAAGCCAGCTCAAGGCGGCAGGCTTTACCGTGACATCACGCATATTCCCCGGTGTCGGCCATACGATCTCGGCGGAAGAGGCAGAGGAGGCGCTGACGTTCCTCCGCCAGCGTTTCGGTGACTGA